In Ostrea edulis chromosome 4, xbOstEdul1.1, whole genome shotgun sequence, a single window of DNA contains:
- the LOC125670973 gene encoding uncharacterized protein LOC125670973 produces MKCTSYIVLTIWYLLFMDTTAEFTEETLRVVLKEVNELRLVVMDLKNLIIQQDERITGLVAAQIQDRDKIKKLESDYRTSRFCGNHSVKAADVPPTNELKVARSSDSILPMVSDADETFKDDDTAQLLTSPKTRQIRGIVAFYAYMSSDLQPGIHHTIPFDVVKTNDGNGYHHSSGVFIAPVSGVYVFTWTIRMTLESEHSTELVVNDVVYGAIFMRTHTPEDQNVSGTVVVHVNQNDDVYIRTHVSYPYNAGNIRSDQYSRTSFAGWKLN; encoded by the exons ATGAAATGCACGAGTTACATCGTTCTGACTATTTGGTATTTACTTTTCATGGATACTACAGCGGAGTTCACTGAGGAGACATTGCGTGTAGTTTTGAAAGAAGTTAACGAGTTGCGATTGGTTGTGATGGACCTTAAGAACCTAATTATCCAACAGGACGAACGCATCACTGGCCTCGTGGCAGCACAGATTCAAGACCGCGATAAAATAAAGAAACTTGAAAGTGACTATAGGACTTCACGATTTTGTGGCAATCATTCGGTAAAAGCTGCCGATGTACCCCCAACAAATGAATTGAAGGTTGCTAGGTCGTCGGACTCAATATTGCCCATGGTATCCGATGCCGATGAAACTTTCAAGGATGACGACACAGCTCAGTTATTAACAT CTCCTAAAACAAGACAGATCAGAGGAATTGTTGCATTTTACGCTTACATGTCTTCTGACCTTCAACCTGGAATTCACCATACTATTCCTTTCGATGTGGTGAAAACGAACGATGGCAATGGATATCACCATAGCTCCGGTGTATTTATTGCCCCCGTAAGTGGGGTATATGTCTTTACTTGGACCATTCGAATGACGCTTGAATCGGAACATTCAACTGAATTAGTGGTCAACGATGTGGTATATGGAGCCATATTTATGCGCACGCACACACCGGAAGACCAAAATGTAAGCGGAACAGTTGTCGTTCATGTCAACCAAAATGATGACGTATACATCAGAACACACGTGTCTTACCCCTATAACGCAGGAAATATCCGTAGTGATCAGTATAGCAGAACTTCTTTTGCGGGTTGGAAGCTGAACTGA
- the LOC125670971 gene encoding uncharacterized protein LOC125670971, giving the protein MKRIDFVNGVILLALVLLTPVVLYVCGSLDERSYLEIIHEYSFYGETTEPVRTYGTFRLCLYIIYSFLCVIITGLAFEPTFRRVSRLQIQCYRPYYIYHSMVCLIPFVVRYINMNAGISDDIMLQIPWKNIFLIIFSVLRFIFSFLLSIVQRYKHWRILLFICVTVVHACLFLHLLYVLLLNIVEHLSVIKESKGEFLTAWSSTDHEQFPIEMNLSETNTLYRTFALDQSLFLRTGKKTYQTNSIQKLQLVNGNGKMPPYRREVFFRSIGESVNLYCAASIRTSLSMNILWSMRERGLTSTGNQTKIKTTFEKMHNGWVGMTSTLNINLINSSDFGDYSCSNQHYTYSNEMLFYLHKKAYVSIQATEILLGQYRIQNYTGKDYFIYATPGGAVDLTWKTMNFNSESGELLQYYYINGLHYSQQYKRNCSALSYLYVVYGQTMEWFVFPSFRSRMPSAFFVNYLELYRTHFVECAGPSVFGIHSVEYFRQIYDEKSQSFILVEVKHPDTLIVLPDLPYFLKMDNTTKAKKELMIQKLHRLDLEYTWFENSHTYVLVVRVFFEMILLIFICLISLFLAANFWKFYTRTVLKPIRNMCLESTIMYISHPCDALECNIAYSCYIICGDNDKEFVYSSLVVPLRKENLKTGFFFEECPLNRSGKSEFDIQKDIIKQCGNMIFFITSAYLEEEAFVGIQLDTVLKCIRMEIIPANCVLIIIADNSDVPDKIRLNLPEAVIHDWVTITDPPKRLRQVFEWIKTRKTTRKSENEIAVSTVYFG; this is encoded by the coding sequence ATGAAGAGAATAGATTTCGTTAACGGTGTAATTTTGTTAGCATTGGTCCTCCTGACTCCGGTTGTTCTTTATGTCTGTGGATCTTTGGATGAACGCTCATATCTAGAAATaattcatgaatattcattctATGGAGAAACAACAGAACCCGTTCGAACATATGGAACGTTTagattgtgtttatatatcatttattcCTTCCTGTGCGTCATCATAACGGGTCTAGCATTTGAACCTACATTTAGGCGCGTCTCAAGACTCCAGATTCAGTGTTATCGGCCTTACTACATTTATCACAGTATGGTTTGTCTAATTCCCTTTGTTGTGAGGTACATAAATATGAATGCTGGGATATCTGACGATATTATGCTACAAATTCCGtggaaaaatatctttttaatcattttttcagttttacgattcatattttcttttttgctgTCCATAGTTCAAAGGTACAAACACTGGAGAATATTATTGTTTATATGCGTCACTGTGGTTCATGCATGCTTGtttcttcatttgttatacGTTCTACTCTTAAATATTGTGGAACACCTAAGCGTCATCAAGGAAAGCAAAGGGGAATTTTTAACAGCATGGTCCTCTACTGACCATGAACAATTTCCCATTGAGATGAATTTAAGCGAGACAAACACATTGTATAGAACCTTTGCCTTGGACCAGAGTTTGTTCCTTAGGACAGGAAAGAAAACTTATCAAACTAATAGTATACAAAAACTTCAACTTGTGAATGGAAATGGTAAAATGCCCCCTTATCGTCGTGAAGTGTTTTTTCGTAGCATCGGAGAAAGTGTAAACTTATACTGTGCTGCAAGTATTCGTACCTCACTCTCAATGAATATACTGTGGTCTATGAGAGAAAGAGGTTTAACTTCAACTGGTAACCAAACCAAAATCAAGACAACGTTTGAGAAGATGCATAATGGTTGGGTTGGTATGACAAGTACCTTGAATATTAATTTAATAAATTCTTCAGATTTTGGGGACTACAGTTGCTCCAACCAACATTACACATATTCAAACGAgatgttgttttatttacacaaaAAAGCATATGTTTCCATACAAGCTACAGAAATACTTCTGGGCCAATACAGGATACAGAACTACACGGGGAAGGATTACTTCATATATGCAACTCCAGGTGGCGCTGTTGATTTAACATGGAAGACTATGAACTTCAACAGTGAAAGCGGTGAATTACTGCAATATTATTACATAAATGGTTTACATTACTCGCAACAATATAAAAGAAATTGTTCAGCCCTATCATATCTGTACGTTGTTTATGGACAGACGATGGAATGGTTTGTCTTCCCTAGTTTCCGATCGAGGATGCCTTCAGCTTTTTTTGTGAATTACCTTGAATTATACAGAACCCACTTTGTTGAGTGTGCTGGACCCAGCGTATTTGGAATTCACAGTGTTGAGTATTTCCGTCAAATTTATGACGAAAAAAGTCAATCTTTCATCTTAGTTGAAGTAAAACATCCTGATACTTTAATTGTTCTTCCCGATCTGCCTTATTTCCTTAAAATGGATAACACAACGAAAGCCAAAAAAGAGCTCATGATACAAAAACTACACCGATTAGATTTAGAATACACTTGGTTTGAAAATAGCCACACCTATGTGCTTGTGGTACGTGTTTTCTTTGAAATGAttcttcttatttttatttgtttaatttcactTTTTCTGGCTGctaatttttggaaattttacaCAAGAACTGTATTAAAACCAATCAGAAATATGTGTTTAGAAAGCACAATAATGTACATTTCACACCCATGCGATGCATTGGAGTGTAATATTGCATACTCCTGTTACATAATCTGCGGTGACAATGATAAAGAATTTGTCTACAGCAGCCTCGTTGTACCactaagaaaagaaaatttaaaaacggGATTTTTTTTCGAGGAGTGTCCTTTAAACAGAAGTGGAAAGTCAGAATTTGATATACAAAAGGACATAATTAAACAATGTGGAAACatgatattttttattacatCCGCATATCTAGAAGAGGAGGCGTTTGTCGGAATTCAGCTAGATACTGTTCTCAAGTGTATTCGGATGGAAATCATACCGGCAAATTGTGTGTTGATCATTATCGCAGACAATTCAGATGTACCGGACAAAATACGATTAAACTTGCCGGAAGCTGTGATACATGACTGGGTGACCATCACGGACCCCCCAAAAAGATTAAGGCAAGTGTTCGAGTGGATCAAAACGAGAAAAACAACCAGAAAATCTGAGAATGAGATTGCGGTGTCTACAGTATATTTCGGATAA